Proteins encoded in a region of the Limnothrix sp. FACHB-406 genome:
- a CDS encoding NupC/NupG family nucleoside CNT transporter, with protein sequence MSYLNLVSFLGIFGLCGVAWLFSENRKLIPWATLIWGLSLQLVLGFLVFRLPITRDIFDVLNSALNGIFAAAESGAEFIFGSQFVSKDFGENPPLGYIFAVRALPTVVFFAGLMALLYSLGVMQAVVNGFSRLFYRTTRLSGAEALSGVVNVVTGVEALIVVRPFLSRMTRSELCAILACCFGTASSSTLAIYVDFLQPVFSNILGHLISAAIIGIPACFVLSKILVPETQVPLTRDRLSGVMMANLSQNPLNPASPSTPEHYPLNPFNAAESSLGDRTLGNRDMAGGAIEPDSSPWAIAMAGALEGLRICGWIVAALVLIVGLVSLVDRFFVTLGLVPGPIGELFRVVTLANLEGICFFPLTLLTGVAWDDAWESAVVIGRRLLETAIPPYQTLAELRRNDAISDRTLLIVSYALSSFAHLPALGIFVGGLSALIPQRRRELLNLGWRALFVGTLASLMIACVAGFYDDGSPHILGTPMPPTKLAPATPTLVKPSPPPATPAPAPR encoded by the coding sequence ATGAGTTATCTCAATCTCGTTTCCTTTTTGGGCATCTTTGGGCTTTGCGGTGTGGCTTGGCTCTTTTCGGAAAATCGGAAACTCATTCCTTGGGCTACGTTAATTTGGGGGCTGAGCCTGCAGCTTGTGTTGGGGTTTTTGGTGTTCAGGCTGCCCATCACGCGCGATATTTTTGATGTTTTAAATAGTGCTCTCAATGGGATTTTTGCCGCTGCCGAATCAGGGGCAGAATTCATTTTTGGTTCCCAGTTTGTTTCTAAAGATTTTGGCGAAAACCCACCTTTGGGCTATATCTTTGCCGTTCGCGCTTTGCCCACGGTGGTCTTTTTTGCGGGACTGATGGCCCTGCTCTACAGCTTGGGGGTCATGCAAGCGGTTGTGAATGGTTTTTCGCGATTGTTTTATCGAACCACCCGACTGAGCGGAGCGGAAGCGCTAAGCGGCGTGGTGAATGTAGTGACGGGGGTTGAAGCGTTGATTGTGGTGCGGCCGTTTTTGTCGCGAATGACGCGCAGCGAGCTATGCGCTATTTTGGCTTGCTGTTTTGGAACGGCTTCCTCTTCCACGTTGGCGATCTATGTGGACTTTTTGCAGCCGGTTTTTTCAAACATTTTAGGTCATTTAATTTCGGCAGCCATTATTGGTATTCCGGCTTGCTTTGTACTTTCCAAAATTTTGGTTCCGGAAACCCAAGTGCCCCTGACGCGCGATCGCCTGTCGGGGGTAATGATGGCAAATTTATCGCAAAATCCTCTGAATCCAGCCAGTCCAAGCACACCAGAACACTATCCCCTGAATCCTTTTAATGCGGCTGAAAGTTCCTTGGGCGATCGAACCTTGGGCAATCGAGACATGGCCGGCGGGGCGATCGAGCCGGATAGTAGTCCCTGGGCGATCGCCATGGCGGGGGCCCTGGAAGGGTTGCGCATTTGTGGCTGGATTGTGGCGGCCCTGGTATTGATTGTGGGGTTGGTGTCGCTGGTCGATCGCTTCTTTGTTACGTTAGGGCTGGTTCCCGGGCCGATCGGGGAATTATTTCGAGTGGTTACCCTGGCCAACTTGGAGGGAATTTGTTTCTTTCCGCTCACGCTGCTGACGGGGGTAGCTTGGGATGATGCTTGGGAGTCGGCGGTGGTCATTGGTCGGCGGCTCTTGGAAACCGCCATTCCGCCCTATCAAACCCTGGCGGAACTGCGCCGGAACGACGCAATCAGCGATCGCACCCTGTTGATTGTGAGCTATGCGCTCTCCAGCTTTGCCCACCTGCCGGCCTTGGGCATTTTTGTAGGGGGTCTGAGCGCCCTGATTCCCCAGCGGCGGCGGGAGTTGCTGAATTTGGGTTGGCGGGCCCTGTTTGTGGGCACGCTAGCTTCCCTGATGATTGCCTGTGTGGCGGGTTTTTATGACGATGGCAGCCCCCATATTTTGGGCACGCCCATGCCGCCCACCAAGCTTGCGCCGGCCACGCCAACCTTGGTGAAACCCAGCCCCCCACCCGCAACTCCGGCCCCCGCACCGCGCTAG
- a CDS encoding DUF3318 domain-containing protein, with product MPNPEPEILRLLDLLPASARMTIKIVGRSEQPQVLSSALPLPWQRDRPIYVNFELWRRIPRPQRDLLMLRQSCWVMGVRWVEPNWYQGATLVGLASAAWQISQGDALGAVASGGLAGLAGWQIWRNNQRTERELEVDLDAIAVAVRRGYEEPEAARLLLEGIEAVAQLERRPGMEFLELLRCQRLRAIAGLSPLRHES from the coding sequence ATGCCGAATCCTGAGCCAGAAATATTGCGCTTACTGGATCTGTTGCCGGCTTCGGCACGGATGACAATCAAGATTGTGGGTCGTTCAGAGCAACCTCAAGTGTTGTCGAGTGCCTTGCCGTTGCCCTGGCAGCGCGATCGCCCAATCTATGTGAATTTTGAACTGTGGCGGCGAATTCCCCGGCCCCAGCGAGATTTGTTGATGTTGCGCCAATCCTGTTGGGTAATGGGGGTGCGCTGGGTTGAACCCAACTGGTATCAAGGGGCAACCTTGGTGGGCTTGGCCAGCGCCGCTTGGCAAATTAGCCAAGGGGATGCATTGGGGGCAGTGGCTTCCGGTGGGCTGGCGGGCTTGGCCGGCTGGCAAATTTGGCGCAACAACCAGCGAACCGAGCGGGAATTGGAAGTGGATCTCGATGCGATCGCGGTGGCGGTGCGTCGGGGCTACGAAGAACCGGAAGCGGCCCGGTTGTTGCTTGAAGGCATCGAAGCAGTGGCCCAATTGGAGCGGCGACCGGGCATGGAATTTTTGGAATTGCTTCGTTGTCAACGCTTACGCGCGATCGCCGGTTTATCTCCCCTCCGGCATGAGTCATGA
- a CDS encoding GTP-binding protein, with product MATSQDLTAPSPVMAAPKLGLPVTIITGFLGSGKTTLLNHILSNQQGLKTAVLVNEFGEIGIDQELIVEVSDDDSVIELANGCICCNINNDLVDAVYRVLEREERIDYLVVETTGLADPLPVALTFLGTELRDMTRLDSIITLVDCENFSLDLFNSEAAYSQIAYGDIILLNKTDLVAPEKVEALEERVREIKQGARILRTQNSEVPLPLVLSVGLFESDQYYHPEESADAHDHDHEQAHDHHNHDACDHADEQAHDHHNHDACDHDHGHCVHDHDHDHHHHGHDHDHHHHSHHLENDGFVSVSFESDRPFVIRKFQSFLDDQMPEAVFRAKGILWFQESENRHIFHLSGKRFTLEDDLWKGQPKNQLVLIGQNLDQATLLSQLEDCLA from the coding sequence ATGGCCACCAGTCAAGATCTAACCGCCCCCAGCCCAGTCATGGCCGCCCCTAAATTGGGCTTGCCAGTCACCATCATCACAGGCTTTTTAGGCAGCGGCAAAACCACCCTGCTTAATCATATTCTGAGCAATCAACAGGGTCTGAAGACGGCTGTTTTGGTCAATGAGTTTGGTGAAATTGGCATTGATCAAGAGCTGATCGTTGAAGTCTCAGACGATGACAGCGTGATTGAACTCGCCAACGGTTGCATTTGCTGCAACATCAATAATGACTTGGTGGATGCGGTCTATCGCGTTTTGGAACGAGAAGAACGGATTGACTATCTGGTGGTGGAAACCACGGGTTTGGCGGATCCTTTGCCCGTGGCGTTGACCTTCCTGGGCACTGAACTGCGGGATATGACGCGGCTCGATTCAATCATCACCTTGGTCGATTGCGAAAACTTCAGCCTCGATTTGTTCAACAGTGAAGCTGCCTATAGTCAAATTGCCTATGGCGACATTATTTTGCTGAACAAAACCGATCTCGTTGCGCCCGAAAAGGTGGAAGCGCTTGAAGAACGGGTTCGGGAAATTAAGCAAGGCGCTCGCATTTTGCGCACCCAAAACTCGGAAGTGCCGTTGCCTTTGGTTTTGAGTGTTGGTCTGTTTGAATCGGATCAGTACTATCACCCGGAAGAAAGTGCTGATGCCCATGATCATGACCATGAACAAGCGCATGACCATCACAACCATGACGCTTGCGATCATGCAGATGAACAAGCGCATGATCATCACAACCATGACGCTTGCGATCATGACCATGGCCATTGTGTCCACGACCACGATCATGACCATCATCACCACGGTCATGACCATGACCACCATCATCACTCCCACCACCTAGAAAATGATGGATTTGTGTCCGTTTCCTTTGAGAGCGATCGCCCCTTTGTGATCCGCAAGTTCCAGAGCTTTTTGGATGATCAAATGCCGGAAGCAGTCTTTCGGGCTAAGGGAATTTTGTGGTTCCAAGAAAGCGAAAACCGCCACATTTTTCACCTGTCCGGCAAGCGCTTCACCCTGGAAGATGATCTTTGGAAGGGGCAACCCAAAAACCAGCTCGTGCTGATTGGGCAAAACTTGGATCAGGCTACGTTGCTGTCGCAGTTGGAAGATTGCCTGGCCTAG
- a CDS encoding cupin domain-containing protein, with protein sequence MKRVALSEVPIERVSHNPAIAKQVLLRQGDLPHLTNFSRACFAPGQVSPGHAHSDMHEVFFIEAGQGTMIVDGQRFDLVPGVCLAIAPHEVHEIANTGPEELVITYFGLRAIGD encoded by the coding sequence TTGAAACGAGTTGCGCTCTCGGAAGTCCCGATCGAGCGGGTTTCCCACAACCCCGCGATCGCCAAGCAAGTGCTCTTGCGACAAGGCGACCTTCCCCACCTCACCAACTTTTCCCGAGCCTGCTTTGCGCCCGGCCAGGTTTCGCCCGGCCATGCCCACTCGGATATGCACGAAGTCTTCTTCATTGAAGCCGGCCAGGGGACAATGATCGTTGATGGCCAGCGCTTTGATCTCGTCCCGGGTGTTTGCCTGGCGATCGCCCCCCATGAGGTGCATGAAATTGCTAACACGGGCCCCGAAGAATTGGTAATTACCTACTTTGGCCTGCGGGCGATCGGGGATTGA
- a CDS encoding class I SAM-dependent methyltransferase encodes MLLRPDDRTKLDDSNDNFFYQDPRLVTHVDEGFIDRLTQLYGQQLQPNTKILDLMSSWVSHLPENLTFAEVVGHGMNAAELAKNPRLDRSIVQNLNVDLKLPFEDAYFDAVLNTVSVQYLQYPEAIFSEIHRILKPGGIAIVSFSNRMFYQKAIAAWRDRSETDRVALVCEYFNHVPGFGKPKYIIERSSGPAFLKMLGLGGGDPFYAVIAQREPVA; translated from the coding sequence ATGCTGCTCCGTCCCGACGATCGCACCAAACTCGATGACAGCAACGACAACTTTTTTTACCAAGACCCACGGTTGGTAACCCATGTGGATGAGGGGTTTATTGATCGGCTGACTCAGCTCTATGGCCAACAACTGCAACCCAACACCAAGATTCTGGATTTGATGAGCAGTTGGGTTTCCCATTTACCGGAAAATTTAACGTTTGCGGAGGTGGTGGGCCATGGGATGAATGCGGCGGAATTGGCCAAAAATCCTCGGCTCGATCGCTCCATTGTGCAGAACTTAAATGTAGATTTGAAACTTCCCTTTGAAGATGCCTATTTTGATGCGGTTTTGAATACGGTTTCCGTGCAATATTTGCAATATCCGGAAGCAATTTTCAGTGAAATTCATCGCATTCTGAAACCCGGCGGCATTGCCATTGTTAGTTTTTCCAATCGGATGTTCTATCAAAAGGCGATCGCAGCCTGGCGCGATCGCTCCGAAACCGATCGAGTGGCCCTGGTTTGTGAATATTTCAACCATGTGCCTGGCTTTGGCAAGCCGAAATACATAATCGAGCGATCGAGCGGGCCCGCCTTCCTGAAAATGTTGGGGCTAGGCGGTGGTGATCCGTTCTATGCCGTCATTGCCCAACGGGAACCGGTTGCCTAG